One Pristiophorus japonicus isolate sPriJap1 chromosome 19, sPriJap1.hap1, whole genome shotgun sequence genomic window carries:
- the LOC139229855 gene encoding zinc finger protein 235-like translates to MGEKPYTCEVCHKGFAQSYTLRVHQRAHRGDKPFGCQLCGKAFVTSVGLLEHHRGHTGERPFGCQACGKSFAKSSRLREHQRVHTGERPYKCEVCEQAFAQPAFLVSHRRVHSGERPYKCPVCGKAFSQSSTLLQHRRIHSGEKPFACEVCGKAFRRSLCLVEHRRTHTGEKPFRCQACHKGFAKSTQLLIHQRTHTGEKPFRCQACHKAFTQLVFLQVHQRTHTGERPFKCPVCQKAFSQSSNLQVHQRTHTGERPFSCEVCHKAFSQSSNLRVHRRIHTGEKLFRCELCDKAFTQLVFLQVHRHTHTGEKPFKCQLCDKAYTQLPNLRAHQRTHTGERPFSCEVCKKAFVRSSSLLVHRRTHTGERPFRCELCHKAFTQSSSLLVHQRTHTGEQQFAA, encoded by the coding sequence ATGGGGGAGAAGCCGTACACGTGCGAGGTGTGCCACAAGGGCTTTGCGCAGTCGTACACCCTGCGGGTGCACCAGCGGGCCCACCGGGGGGACAAGCCCTTCGGCTGCCAGCTGTGCGGCAAGGCCTTTGTGACCTCGGTGGGCCTGCTGGAGCACCACCGCGGCCACACGGGCGAGCGGCCCTTTGGCTGCCAGGCCTGCGGGAAGAGCTTCGCCAAGTCCTCGCGCCTGCGGGAGCACCAGCGGGTGCACACGGGCGAGCGGCCCTACAAGTGCGAGGTGTGCGAGCAGGCCTTCGCCCAGCCGGCCTTCCTGGTCAGCCACCGGCGGGTGCACTCGGGCGAGCGGCCCTACAAGTGCCCGGTGTGCGGCAAGGCCTTCTCGCAGTCCTCCACCCTGCTGCAGCACCGGCGCATCCACTCGGGGGAGAAGCCCTTCGCCTGCGAGGTGTGCGGCAAGGCCTTCAGGCGCTCGCTGTGCCTGGTGGAGCACCGCAGGACCCACACCGGGGAGAAGCCCTTCCGGTGCCAGGCCTGCCACAAAGGCTTCGCCAAGTCCACGCAGCTTCTGATCCACCAGCGCACCCACACCGGCGAGAAGCCCTTCCGGTGCCAGGCCTGCCACAAGGCCTTCACCCAGCTGGTCTTCCTGCAGGTTCACCAGCGCACCCACACCGGCGAGCGGCCCTTCAAGTGCCCGGTGTGCCAGAAAGCCTTCTCGCAGTCCTCCAACCTCCAGGTCCACCAGCGCACCCACACCGGCGAGCGGCCCTTCAGCTGCGAGGTGTGCCACAAAGCCTTCTCGCAGTCCTCCAACCTGCGGGTGCACCGGCGCATCCACACGGGCGAGAAGCTgttccgctgcgagctctgcgacaaGGCCTTCACCCAGCTGGTCTTCCTGCAGGTGCACCGGCACACCCACACCGGCGAGAAGCCCTTCAAGTGCCAGCTCTGCGACAAGGCCTACACGCAGCTGCCCAACCTCCGGGCCCACCAACGCACCCACACTGGCGAGCGGCCCTTCAGCTGCGAGGTGTGCAAGAAAGCCTTTGTGCGCTCCTCTTCCCTGCTGGTGCAccgacgcactcacactggggagaggcccttCCGCTGCGAGCTTTGCCACAAAGCCTTCACTCAGTCATCCTCCCTTCTGGTGCATCAGCGCACACACACAGGGGAGCAACAGTTTGCAGCGTGA